TGCGGCGTGAGCGACACCCTGCGCCAGGTCGGCATCGACATCCAGGAGTCCGAAGAGAACCGCGGCCTCGTCGCCGCCATCCGGGCCGACAATCCGGAGCTGACCGTCCGGCACCTCCCGGGGCTGGTCAAGATCCAGGCCGCGGGCCAGATCGTGATCAACCGGGAGACGGTGGAGCGCGAGCTCGGGCGGGAGTGGGAGACCGGCGAGTTCCAGCTGGCCATCGTCTCGTTCGCCGGAAACCTCTCCGAGTGGGACGACGACCAGATCATCGTGAAGTGGGAGCACTAGGACATGACTCAGACCGCACCGCGCCGCAAGCT
The sequence above is a segment of the Amycolatopsis sp. 2-15 genome. Coding sequences within it:
- a CDS encoding MmoB/DmpM family protein, giving the protein MSDTLRQVGIDIQESEENRGLVAAIRADNPELTVRHLPGLVKIQAAGQIVINRETVERELGREWETGEFQLAIVSFAGNLSEWDDDQIIVKWEH